Sequence from the Nasonia vitripennis strain AsymCx chromosome 5, Nvit_psr_1.1, whole genome shotgun sequence genome:
TCAGTCGCAACGGCCATTGAAGTAACCAAACAAAATCCACCCTTCGCTATAGCTCCCCTGTATAATTTACCAACCCTGAATCATAGATCGGGTCGACGATCCCTCGATCAAGCCTCTTTCCCGAGCTTTCCGACAACGAAACAAaaagcgaagaagaagaagctcgcGCCAAAAAGCCTGGGGGTAGCTCGTCATCTGGCGGCATCCCTGCTCGCGCATCGGCTTCCCTTCCCCCTCGCGCAGAAGTATCGAGTTCGTTAGAGATCCCCACGGCCGGAGATCCCCGCCCCTCAAAGTCGCCTCTCTCCCTCcgtttgcgcgcgcgatttgCGCAACTCCCTTGTATACgctcgtgtgcgtgtgtgtgtgtgtgaggggggggggggcgattGTGTCCTCGTCGATTTTGGCTTCGATCTCGCTCTCGACTCGATTAATCAGCAGACGGTGGGGGATTGGGTCCGGCTGGCGATCAGCGATCTTTTCGAGTGTCGAGACGCAAGTAGTACACGTCCGAAACTCGGGAGACGCCGTAtgctttcctctctctctctttctgcaaCCCCTTGTTCCCTCGCgtgcacacacgtacacatgGACGCGCGTACGTAACGCGCCGGCTGGCGGCCGAAAAATCAGCGACGCGTGTGCTATAGTAGTCTCTCTCGAGCTATCGCCTCGAGAGCCGTGTGTCTCATTCGTGCATCATCCTTGCACGCAGTTGTCGAATATCGAGAGAAGGCTGATGGGGGAGAGCTAAATTCGAGGATACACTGCACACGCAGGAAGTATAAAAGTCAGCTCTCTGTTATTGATCGGCGTATCGACGGGGGATATAGCGCGTGCCGCTCCCCCCTCCACACCGGCCCAGCGACCCTCCCTCGTTGGCTTCATCCCCTGCGCTCTCTTCTCACTCTATAGCACAGCATCTCTCGCGCGGACGGCTAGTCAGTTCTGGATCGAGACGTCCATCGCAGCGCTCGATTtcgccgagcgagagagagagagagagagagaggagcgcgAATCCAGAAAAGTGATAATCGAAGCCTCGCTCGTTCGGCCATTGCGCTCCctgcgcgagtgtgtgagtgagagagagagagagagaggtagggGCTGTACACCACTGTacaccctctctctctacgtCTCTGTACTATAGAGAGCCGCGGGCGCAGCGCGCAGACTCGCGACTCGTCGGTGGCTGCTGTGCAGGGGGTGGCGGCGGCGAGTGTATAGCACCTATAGTGGGATAAAGTGCGCCGCCGAGCGTGTCATGGCGTCCGCGGCCGCGTCGCGCACCAGCAGTGCTGCAGCAGCCCGCCAGCATCGATTTTCGGATTGACCCCGTCTTCGACGCGCGGCGAGTACTTATCGGCTCGCTATCCCTGCAGCACGCAGCTTCGATTCCAGCGCCACCGGCGCGCTCTCGCACATCAGAACCTGACACGATCGATTCTCTGCCTCTCGGAATAGTACTCTCAGCTCggcatgtgtgcgtgtgtttgtgtgtgtgtgtgacgtGCAGTGCGAGGTGCAGAGTGCGCGAGGACCATGTACTGAGACGAGGCTCGCGGGTGCGTACTACAACAGATACAGTGGTGACTCTACGGGGACGGCGTGTTTATCGgcgccgcatcgaacgagcgGCGGCGCTGTCACGAGGTATATCGGAAAATCGATAACCGAGAGCCAAAGTTGCGCGCAAACTCGCCGCCGCGTGTAGAGTTATATagagtatatataggtacatcagccgagcgtgtgtgtgtgtgtgtgcagtgcgCCGCGGAGGGGATGACGGGCGCACGTTGCCGGTGAAGAGATTCTCTCCCTTGTCCCGCCGCGTCCAGCAGCATCTGCCGTCCTCTCCTCGAGTCACGTGGAACGACAACAATAGAGAGCGGAGAGGCAGAGCGGCTTGCACCTGGATGAGCGGCATGCGCGACTACTCCTGATCGGGAGTACCGCGCGCCTGCGTAAATGGACGACCTCGAGGACGTCTCCGAGCACCAGCTTGATGtgctgcaacagcagcagcagcagcagcagcagagcggcggcggcggcgctcgcAGGCTGCTCCGAAGCGCCGGCGCCGCGGCGGCCAGTGGCGGGGATGGCTCGACGACGAATGGCCTCTGCCGATCTGGAGGGGGATCCGGCGGTGCGAGCGCCGCCGCGAGCCGCCTTCACCAACAGAACCAGCACGGCCAGCCAGCGGCGCAGCAGCAGGCAGCGGCTCTACTGCAAGcggcgcagcagcagtcgctcgaagctggtggtggtggtggtggaggtggaggaggaggaggaggaggaggtggtggTGGCGGAGGAGGGGCCGAGGTTATGTCCGGCTCGTCGGCCTCCCAGAGCCCCGACATCGCCTGCGCGAGCCTCCCACTGGAGCTCCTCGCCGCCGGCGGCCTGCCTGTCAAGGAAGAGGACCAGCACTCGGACTGTCAGCACTCGCAGCGCCAACAACAAcaccagcagcaacagcagcagcagcagcagcagcaacagggAGCCTCGGTGATCGTGCCGCCGGGCCACGACTGCGACGTCGACTCGCGCGCCGGCGACGAGCAGGAGGGTGGCCTCCTCTCGCCCGGCAAGCTCTCGCCGACCTCCGGCATCAGCGTCAGCGTCGCCAGCATGATAGACGCCAGCGACTTCCGGGCGATGCAACCCGAGCCGACCTACCAGACCCTGACCAGCGTCGCCGAGAGGATGTCGCCGCCGGGCTTCTCGCCGGGCTCGAGCTACGCCACGCTGACACCGCTCCAGCCGCTGCCGCCCATCAGCACGATGAGCGACAAGTTTGTTTACGGCTCGCACGCCGCCTCGGGCCACGgagtcgtcggcggcggcggcggggccGGCTCCGGGGTCACCGGCAGCTTCGCCGTCATGCAGAACAACGGCCTGGCGAACATCGGCCTCGCCGGCATGCCCGGCTCGCCCTACAGCTACGACAAGCTCGCCTCCATGGGTATGTCGCCGCCGCCCTGCGGGCACAACTACCCCTCGCCCTCGGCGGGCCTCCAGCCCTCGCCGCTCTCGCCCCAGAGCGCCTACAGCCAGAGCGCCCTCAACTCGCCGCACAAGTCCGCCTCGCCGCACTACGAGCCCGCCTTTCTGCCGAGGCTGCAGCAGAGCCCCGCGGCCCTCTCGCCGCCCTCGCCGACGCCGCAGCTGGGCCAGCAGCAGGGCCAGAGCTTCGGTCAGTCGCAGCACCACTCGCACTCGCCGACGGGGCTCTCGGGGCCGGCCgcctcgccgccgccgtcgctccagcagcagcagcagcaacttcaccaccagcagcagcagcagcagcagcagacgatCTCGCACACGCAGCACGTGCAGCACACGTCGGTGGTGATGAAGACcgtgtcggcggcggcggctgcctCCACGGGGAACGGCGCCGGCGGAGGCGGGGGCGGCAGCGAGGTCGAGGAGATCAACACGAAGGAGCTGGCGCAGCGGATCAGCGCGGAGCTCAAGAGGTACAGCATACCGCAGGCGATCTTCGCGCAGAGGGTGCTGTGCCGGAGCCAGGGCACCCTCTCGGACCTGCTGCGCAACCCCAAGCCCTGGTCGAAGCTCAAGAGCGGCCGCGAGACCTTCCGCCGCATGTGGAAGTGGCTGCAGGAGCCCGAGTTCCAGCGGATGTCGGCCCTCAGGCTCGCAGGTTAGCCCTACCACCCGCTTCTCTCGCTTCTTCTACTTACTTACTTACTTACTACTTCCTTTACTCTGTTGTACTACTTTGCTCTCACCACCTTATTCTCTAGAGGATTCGCTCTCTGTGTGTCTGTTATTGCCTTGTGTATATCACTCTCACTAcacctctttcttttttctctgtgACACGCGCGAGACGAGTGAACTGAAAAGATAAGGGGAACGGCCCGCCGTTGTTGTTTACATCTCAGGCTCTTTGTTgtcaccaccaccaccaccaccaccaccaccaccaccacctctCTGCCTTCCCTCTCTGTGTACCTCTCCGTATCAGCGAGTGATGAGAATTTTCCGAAGACGTACAACATCATCAGGGAGTTTGTTTATCAGCGGTAGCGACCTTCGCATCTCCGCGAAATAATCCACGCAGAGAAAGAGCAATGTCAGTGCGACTGATCGCGGGACGAGTTTGGCGCGAGCGCACACGTGGCACCCACGTGGAGAGGCGTTCCCTTCCATATCATTCAGAGATAGACGCGCGGAATAACACTTTTCGAATTCAACATCCTTTGCCGCGAGGGGGGAGTTCACGCGCGCAAGTGgatagagcgagcgagagagtctgcgtgtgtatacggcGCTGCGGGAGGGAATctgcgcgcgcggggtagtctctctctctctctcactgcgtTGGTGTATACGAGTTATTGATCGGCCGGTGGTCACGCGGCGCCGGCCGCCAGGGCGCAGGCGCGACCTCGCGAGCGTCCCCAGAAACAGGCGTGCGGCTGAAGGATGCGCCGCGCGTTGTTATGATTATGCgcctcttcttttctcttttattcCGAGCGTTCGCCGATTTTTTTTCCCGCCGACTTTTCCCCCGAGTGCCACGGCGCGTTCTTCTTCGACACGGCTTTGTCGGCGcaagagcgaaagagagagagagagagagagataaccTGAAGGAGGCGAAACTATTCGCGGGAAAGGCATCTGCATAcacggacacacacacacacacacacacacacaaaagagAGAGTTAAGGAGTCGGGAGAGGTTCGGGAGAAACAATGCGCGCGCAGAGGGTTCAATCCAGAGCCCTTCAGATTACAGAGTTCGGCATTGTCTGCTTCGTTATACTCGCGCTCTCGCGGAGTTCGTGACATTTCATTAGTCTTTTCCGATAAAGTCAGCGAGCGCGCACGCAGCCGTCGGATAaacagagagtgagagagtcgAACCGCGAGACTCCTTCTTCTCTATATCGCTTTCTTTCCTCTCTCGCCTATTCAGTGGTATAGAGGGCATACGCAAGCTTGTTCATGCAAATGCGCCGCGCGGCGTTCAAAGCGAATGACGCAAGCGCCGGGTACCCGCACGTAGGAACATGTGTGTTCCTCGAATGGACGGCTCGCTCTTTGAGCTACGCCCGAGCTTTCCAACTAATCGGCGGTCGCGCGCGACTCCGTTTTAGGCCTCAGGGGTGTCTCCTGCATGCGCTaccaatttttataattaatgcaatttcacgatgaacaaaaaaaataaacaaacgaGTATAATATAGCCTCAACAGCGTGTATAGAAAGAAGGCACTCGGTGTGAATTTCGCTCGCAGCAGCACGCGCCGAAACTCGACACCCGCACCGCGCCGCCGCTGAGGCCTTACGCGTGTACACCTTGTATCTATACAGCGTCAAAGggggcctctctctctctctctctctctctctacacgcAAGCAGCGCGTGGTATCCCACTTCCTCGGGATATCCTGTCGTGGAAGGAGGAAACGAACGCGCCGCCCGATTTCGCCGCCCCTGATACGTTTTTTTATAACAACGCGTACACACGCTAACTCTCACGTGCTTACCTCTCTATAcacttgtctctctctctctctctctctctctttctctctatcgctCAGTGTCTCTTTCAACTTCGCTTATATATCATGTATGTGAAGCTTCGAGAACCGgcgcatatatttttttcattctcccTGCGCATACGCGGATGAAACGCAAATGAAGGATGGGAATAataacgataataataatacaagagagagagagagagagagagccgtcgTCGGACTTACGTAACAGAACTCTCTCGCGTACTAGCGAGCTATTATTGTGAGCGCAGACTTCAATTTCAATTCCGCGCTGTATACACGCGCCGGGGATCGCGTAGGTAGCTCAGCGCACAACACAGCCCTAATCCCGCCACGGCGACTGTCGCTCGCGAAAATATAACGAAggggatctctctctctctctctctctctctcccgactcGATGCGGCGCGCAGGTGGACGGATAATTTATTCGCGGCGCTCGGGTGGCTTCCTTTTTTGTTTCcctcgaaaaaaattattcctaAACACCCGCATATAAGAATctccctatatatatatatatatatatatatatatatatatatatatacgttcgTACGTATGCGCGCGGGAGCGAGACTGtgaaaaatagagagagagagagagatagagacacGGCGTGACAATCGTTTTTCGCTTTTACTCGTCGCACTGACGGACAGACGTATCGAATTAAACGAGCGCGAGATCGCCGATAAGGGAAAGGTGACACTGGTATGCCCACTCGCGAtaagctgccgccgccgccgccggcgaaTATTTACTGCGCCTCGCGCGATGTCGTTGATTAAAAGACAGCTGCTATACAAGCGGtcgcttcttttttattttgaaaatcgaagcgcagtctctctctctctctctctctctcgtaattttattataaacgcgGAGCGAAAAGCGAGTTAGCGAGAGCGAGTAGTAGCGCATTGGCACCGCAAAAGTTTCCTCGGCTGTTGGGCGAAATTATCCAAACAGCATCTCGGAAGTTATCATAATGGACTGGCCCGTGTAAATACCCTGAAAGCATAGTTCTGTTAGGGTCACTCTGCGGTTTTATTATGTGCGCTCgggccgccaccgccgccgatTCTCTCCATTATGTTATTATAGGTGCATCGCATGCAGTGTATAGCGTGTCTCCGATTTTCGGGAGGACGTCATCGCCGCTTCAGGattttacttttgtttttcctttgctttattttcctcctcatatctctctctctctctctcttatctctctttcttctgttTGATCGATCATCCTTGAAGAGATGCAATGCGTATACCAGACCTGGCCACACTGAAGATCTCTGTGGGACGAGGAGCTGTGcgatcattaatttttttgtataggAAACAATTTTCCATCGTTAAAAAGTGTGTGTAATGCATTTatgaatatacatataaacatgtctctccctctctctctctctctctctctctctttcactgcGCGCAATTGCCACGAAATTTGGTACgaagagagaatgagagaaaaaCCAAACGGATAGACAGACGCACTGCGAACAatgccgtcgtcgtcgtcgtcgtttccGCGCGCGCCGATTGAACACAAGGTTTTTTGTCTTAATTTTTCCTCCGTGTATACCTTCGTTATATATACATTCGCCTCTTccgttcgatttttttttccttttttttatgcTTTCGTTCTCTCGGTGTCTacgtcacacacacacacacacacacacagacacacaacCCCCCCACGTTCGTCATGTACGTATAATAGCCCTGGAACTGTGTTATCATGTACACCCCCTTTTTAGTTTCTGTCGTTTGGATCCCTCCTccccctcttctctctctctctctctctctctctctctctctctttctccgcctCCTCGTTAAAGTCCCATTTGGAAATTCgggttctttttttcttctctttctctctctctctctctctctctctctctctctctctctctctttcgttttGTGTGCGTCTCTATTCTAGCTGTgtatcaaactctttatttCTCCTTAGACCCTGTAATAACACACGACTTTATATACTAACATAGTTGCAAAGTGTGACAGATTAGAATAGAGACTCCTTATTATTATTCAACAGCGCGTAGCTGCGTACTCTAGATAATCGTAAGTTATGCGCGTGTGTTTCTTTCCACATCATGTAAACGTGTATTAGAGAACGTAATGCTTGCTGTGTGAAGAGTCTTGGTTTTTCTTAGTTTTGTGCAATCTCCTGATTTGGTTTCATtcgtttatttaatttatatttatattttcattgttATATTGATTTGAAGCGACTTGTCGTTCGGTTCGATCACGTACAGACGACGAAATCGCGACATTTCGATGATGCCACTctcgcgaaaaagaaaaaaaaaaaaaaagcagagTGGCAGAAAAGAACAAGCAAAACACGCAGCGCGTTACGCGCGGATAATGATGATGAGAAAGAAATTGAAACACAAAATCTCGACCAGATCGAGCCAAAATAAACAAAGCAATGCAAGGTGTGTGTCTATCGGTTTGGTTTTAGCGCTGAGCAACTGCTCTGAGAGCGGCGGTGACCCGGACGCCATGCTGGATATCCACCACACCGGGCCTGTATCCATCGACACGCATCACCAACAGTTTCACAACTCATATGGTAATATCAACACTCAATCATCATTTATCCtcctattttattatttttaacttctGATTCTCGCTCTTTATTCAAGCCGATCCCTTTATTCtacttaatttgttttttttttttatacgagaAATATAGAGGACGGTTATTTCAACGAGCTCTTAGACCCTCGCACACCTTAGCCTCGATATACGTGTACAGCGCACCGCACAGACATAGACACGTTTCTTATAGATCGGCGGCTGAAAAGCGAGTGGATGCGTCCAATTAACACGCGTCCTCGAATCGGTTCGCGCAGGACTGATtagagaatgaaaaaaaaggctATACAGTCCGAGAAGGGGTAAGTAGGGAAGCGCCGCAAAGCTGCAGGGAAATGAGAAAAACCCCGGCGTACAGCTAACCGCGAGAGTCAAGAAAGAGCAGCCTGTACCTCCGTCATTCGACAATTGAAATTAGAGTCCTCTCTCCTcgcggtatatatatatatatatatatatatatatagcaaaaGTCCGGGAATAGAGAGGCGGAGAGAAGTTCGGATACACACGCTATATATAGCGTAGGAAGAAGTCGCCGAAGGTAATCTCGCTACTTGGAAAGCTCGTTCGGATCCCACGCTAAATTTCAATCCGACGTGTATACAAAAGTAGAGAAAGCCGTCGGGGGGCTGCCGAGTTGAATTTTCGATCGAAACGGATGGATGtatgggcgcgcgcgcgcgcgtcttcttctttttcttcttcttctcttcttctccttgCGATGCATCCTGCGGACAACGTATCCTAGCTCGCGACGAGGGGGAAAATTACTTTTGCGCGCATAATGCTCGCTCTCGTGTATataggtttgtatatagaggaaGCGAGCTCGGGAGTAAtcgacaaatttttaattttccagcctcgaaaatgaaaataactcGAGGGAGAAATCTCGCGACATtttcagagaaagagagagagagagagagagagagaggcaaggACGACGGTCCATTTTCCGCGATCCTCCTTGCCAAtaccctcctcctccttcctCGACTCCTCAATACGTATCTATCGGTTTGTATACGCCGGGCCGTAGTAACGCGCGAGCGACGGCGCACCTAATTAAACTCGTAGCTCGACGACGTCGCAGTTCCTATTCCGTACccaacgtcgtcgtcgtcgtcgtcgttgctaaaaaggagagagagagagagagagatgcagcAGCAATCAGCTTTGTTCGCCGGGATCCGCACTCTCTCTTTCCCGGCGTCTTTGAATCCGAGAGCATATAGCGCGCGCtttcttattaatttttcttcccgAGATCGTTGCAGGGGATATGCAATATTGCAGCGACGTGCGTGCCCCTCGCGTGTATATCGATCGGCATCGCTGTCGTATACTATTTCGAATATCTCGAGGCATTCGAGGCACGTGGATTATTAATTATCCTTTTAGGGCGCGCGCCTCTTTGAAGATGCGACTTTATTTAGCTGCGTGCGTtgatgcccccccccccctccctctcGAGGCTAAATTGAAATTCCTGCGTGCAAGGATTCTTTCGACCAATACACACTCGCTATATATAGCTTATATAGAAATCGGCGAAGTCGGTGCAGGAGTGAGAGAGGAAAGTTTTTCCCAGGACTGCGGGGGCGAGAAAGAACAAAagacgggggggggggggcaggcAGTGGCAGAAGAAGAAAGTTTGGCCATTGGCCGCAGCGACTCGCTGCCTAATAGGATCAATTTCTCGATAATGAAGGAGCCGAGCCTTTCTCTCGGGACAAAGAGCCCCGCGACTGGAGGAGGGGTGAGGGAAAAAAGTAGCCGGAAATGCGGTTCGCCGCGCTTTAAAACGCTTTCCCAGTCCTTTTAAGGACACCAGAGACTCGCGACTCGCGATGTTTCTTGATACTCCCTCTCTTAGCttcacgagagagaaagagcaaatCCGAAGCGGATAATCGATGTGGCGAATTTTTCTACCTTGTTTATATATAGCGGATGTGTGTGCAGTCTCCTCAGACGCCTTGCTCGCGCGGAAGCGTCGATCTCGAAGGAATTTTACATCTTCTTGAATTATTGAGCGGATTAATGTTTGATGAGGTCGAACGGGATTTCGCCGAAGAGACAGCTGCTTTTGCCCCGAAAATTCATTCACAACCGCCTGACAGCCATTCAATCCTCTGCCAAATACCGCGAcggttttaattttgattcaCGACCCCGTGCGCGCGCTTCTTCGAAAATAATTCGCCTGCGCGAGGCGATAGAGTGTAGAGCAGCGACATCAGCTTTTTGCCGAAATCCCGGCGCCTACACAGCCGAAGCGAAAGAGATATCCGCGCGAAGAAGTAGCATCGCAGGGTCGTCGGCCGCCGCTCTTCGCGGTCCATTAAATAAATGCGCTGAGGGATCGGGGCGGGCTTAAGCGCCGTCGTGTTCTTCGCGCTTTTATTCCTCCATACATAAAACCCTCGACTGCtgcactctttctctctgtttaCTCCTGTTGTTTTCCTCGGCGCCTCGATTGTCGCCTTACACGAAGCGCTATCTATAGGTATATCCGGAACAGCATTAATCGCGAGTTCCTGCGCGTGGAtcagccgcgagagagagagctgaatTATTGAGGGGCAAGACGCTGGCtataattgatttaaatttcCTGTCACATTATTATCATTACGTATGGATGTGTGATATTCCTCTGCTAgtcgtcgtcctcctcctcaaCGAGTTCGTCGATCGGGATACACGTGTCTCATTAGCTAGTCTCGtggaatagagagagagagagagagagagagagaaaagcgcgTCAGTCAGGTGCCGCATAAAAGGGCGCTTTTGCATAAATCATGCGCCCCGCTCGTACGGgttatgtataataattggGTCAGAGAGACACGGAGCGCAACTTCACCTCTCGCGAGGAATGTGCTTTTATGCAAGCGACGATGTCTTGGGACGTCCGACCGGACACGGACTTTTCTACTGAAACGTTTCGGCAATTATAAATCGCACGTGCTCGCTTTCTCGCCCAAGTGGGCAAGCATTATGCGACGGCTCGCTCCCTCTTTGGCGCATACGTCTATGTATACACGTGTACAGCGTGGTCTGGAGGGCCGTATGCACGTAACGAGTTTCCGATAATGGCTCAGCTGCGTCGCCGCTGCAactttgaataataaaaagccCGCGAGTTGGGCCCGGATAGCGTTGATTTTTAGCCTTTAATTATCGCGATCGACGCTCGAGTGCCCGTTTgcgctgaattttttctcAAACGCTTCGGCTAACGAAATTCCGCGACctttcgaaaaaaaagcgagctTCGCAATCAAAGGGGCGCGCTCCTATGTACGCGTATACGAATAAATCGAAATCTATTTTCTTCAGCCGAGAGATGGTCTCTCGAGCAC
This genomic interval carries:
- the LOC100119626 gene encoding homeobox protein onecut isoform X3; this translates as MSGSSASQSPDIACASLPLELLAAGGLPVKEEDQHSDCQHSQRQQQHQQQQQQQQQQQQGASVIVPPGHDCDVDSRAGDEQEGGLLSPGKLSPTSGISVSVASMIDASDFRAMQPEPTYQTLTSVAERMSPPGFSPGSSYATLTPLQPLPPISTMSDKFVYGSHAASGHGVVGGGGGAGSGVTGSFAVMQNNGLANIGLAGMPGSPYSYDKLASMGMSPPPCGHNYPSPSAGLQPSPLSPQSAYSQSALNSPHKSASPHYEPAFLPRLQQSPAALSPPSPTPQLGQQQGQSFGQSQHHSHSPTGLSGPAASPPPSLQQQQQQLHHQQQQQQQQTISHTQHVQHTSVVMKTVSAAAAASTGNGAGGGGGGSEVEEINTKELAQRISAELKRYSIPQAIFAQRVLCRSQGTLSDLLRNPKPWSKLKSGRETFRRMWKWLQEPEFQRMSALRLAAAQIPQRGISSISACKRKDEMSSQAEHQQPAPKKPRLVFTDLQRRTLQAIFKETKRPSKEMQVTIARQLGLEPTTVGNFFMNARRRSMDKWKDEDPKSVQSVDEGQLSPTIGISPRQASDVL
- the LOC100119626 gene encoding homeobox protein onecut isoform X1 yields the protein MSGSSASQSPDIACASLPLELLAAGGLPVKEEDQHSDCQHSQRQQQHQQQQQQQQQQQQGASVIVPPGHDCDVDSRAGDEQEGGLLSPGKLSPTSGISVSVASMIDASDFRAMQPEPTYQTLTSVAERMSPPGFSPGSSYATLTPLQPLPPISTMSDKFVYGSHAASGHGVVGGGGGAGSGVTGSFAVMQNNGLANIGLAGMPGSPYSYDKLASMGMSPPPCGHNYPSPSAGLQPSPLSPQSAYSQSALNSPHKSASPHYEPAFLPRLQQSPAALSPPSPTPQLGQQQGQSFGQSQHHSHSPTGLSGPAASPPPSLQQQQQQLHHQQQQQQQQTISHTQHVQHTSVVMKTVSAAAAASTGNGAGGGGGGSEVEEINTKELAQRISAELKRYSIPQAIFAQRVLCRSQGTLSDLLRNPKPWSKLKSGRETFRRMWKWLQEPEFQRMSALRLAALSNCSESGGDPDAMLDIHHTGPVSIDTHHQQFHNSYAAQIPQRGISSISACKRKDEMSSQAEHQQPAPKKPRLVFTDLQRRTLQAIFKETKRPSKEMQVTIARQLGLEPTTVGNFFMNARRRSMDKWKDEDPKSVQSVDEGQLSPTIGISPRQASDVL
- the LOC100119626 gene encoding homeobox protein onecut isoform X5, whose amino-acid sequence is MSGSSASQSPDIACASLPLELLAAGGLPVKEEDQHSDCQHSQRQQQHQQQQQQQQQQQQGASVIVPPGHDCDVDSRAGDEQEGGLLSPGKLSPTSGISVSVASMIDASDFRAMQPEPTYQTLTSVAERMSPPGFSPGSSYATLTPLQPLPPISTMSDKFVYGSHAASGHGVVGGGGGAGSGVTGSFAVMQNNGLANIGLAGMPGSPYSYDKLASMGMSPPPCGHNYPSPSAGLQPSPLSPQSAYSQSALNSPHKSASPHYEPAFLPRLQQSPAALSPPSPTPQLGQQQGQSFGQSQHHSHSPTGLSGPAASPPPSLQQQQQQLHHQQQQQQQQTISHTQHVQHTSVVMKTVSAAAAASTGNGAGGGGGGSEVEEINTKELAQRISAELKRYSIPQAIFAQRVLCRSQGTLSDLLRNPKPWSKLKSGRETFRRMWKWLQEPEFQRMSALRLAALSNCSESGGDPDAMLDIHHTGPVSIDTHHQQFHNSYDCQMRNVNVRSVNSKRRKTPSSSCFCTDSTTRNFINFSLQEERRDVEPGRTPATRPQETPTGFHRPSAPYSTGYF